A region from the Plutella xylostella chromosome 8, ilPluXylo3.1, whole genome shotgun sequence genome encodes:
- the LOC105387519 gene encoding SWI/SNF-related matrix-associated actin-dependent regulator of chromatin subfamily E member 1-related isoform X1, with the protein MEVDPSVAPAQPKVDTVPNDAIPKSPKDQQEPNQAAAPAGAEAPAAPGAAGVSVKEAPRQSPKKPKKRKPKTPRDETAPRQPLTGYVRYLNERRDQLRADHPELGFAEVTRQLASEWSKLPADEKQQYLDAADQDKERYIKEWAEYKKTDAYQEFRKTQLEQKESGATTTAAAKKMKHNPPPPPDNTPAATTTATAAVAPSNTEQTVPATNGNGPTVNSVTATGPRQQTPPRPRTCITPASGEDMGDTDIPIFTEQFLQHNKLREAELRQLRKATSDYEQQNAILQRHAEEVANATARLRAETAAAAERTAALAAHRRALVATLVQALHSLALPGGLKGATEANIEEYMLKLQTLATEGKSTAIVKQARDILNRVELPI; encoded by the exons ATGGAAGTTGATCCATCCGTTGCACCTGCACAACCGAAAGTTGATACAGTTCCCAATGATGCTATACCTAAATCCCCAAAAGATCAACAAGAGCCGAATCAAGCCGCAGCACCCGCCGGCGCGGAGGCACCAGCTGCACCAGGAGCTGCAGGAGTGTCGGTGAAGGAAGCCCCAAGACAGTCGCCAAAGAAGCCAAAAAAAAGGAAACCGAAAACTCCTCGAGATGAGACCGCACCGCGACAGCCGCTCACCG GATATGTAAGGTACCTAAATGAACGCAGGGACCAGCTCAGGGCGGATCACCCTGAGCTTGGCTTTGCCGAGGTGACCCGGCAACTGGCCAGTGAGTGGAGCAAGCTGCCCGCTGATGAGAAACAACAGTACCTGGATGCAGCAGACCAAGACAAAGAAAG GTATATCAAGGAATGGGCTGAGTACAAGAAAACAGATGCATACCAAGAGTTTAGAAAAACTCAACTGGAGCAGAAAGAATCTGGTGCCACTACTACTGCTGCAGCCAAGAAGATGAAACACAATCCACCACCACCTCCGGACAACACCCCTGCTGCAACTACTACTGCAA ctGCAGCAGTTGCACCATCTAACACAGAGCAGACTGTGCCTGCTACAAATGGGAATGGTCCTACTGTGAACTCAGTCACGGCAACTGGTCCTCGGCAGCAGACACCACCTCGGCCGAGAACCTGCATCACACCAGCTTCT GGTGAAGACATGGGCGACACCGACATACCCATCTTCACTGAGCAGTTCCTGCAACACAACAAGCTGCGCGAGGCCGAGCTCCGGCAGCTGAGGaaagccacctctgactacgaGCAACAG AACGCGATCCTGCAGCGGCACGCGGAGGAGGTGGCCAACGCGACGGCGCGGCTGCGCGCggagacggcggcggcggcggagcgcacggcggcgctggcggcgcacCGGCGCGCGCTCGTCGCCACGCTGGTGCAGGCGCTACACTCGCTCGCGCTGCCTG GCGGGCTGAAAGGAGCCACAGAAGCAAATATTGAAGAATACATGTTGAAGCTGCAGACCCTAGCCACTGAGGGCAAGAGCACCGCCATTGTCAAACAAGCACGCGACATTCTCAACAGAGTCGAACTACCTATCTGA
- the LOC105387519 gene encoding high mobility group protein 20A isoform X2 → MEVDPSVAPAQPKVDTVPNDAIPKSPKDQQEPNQAAAPAGAEAPAAPGAAGVSVKEAPRQSPKKPKKRKPKTPRDETAPRQPLTGYVRYLNERRDQLRADHPELGFAEVTRQLASEWSKLPADEKQQYLDAADQDKERYIKEWAEYKKTDAYQEFRKTQLEQKESGATTTAAAKKMKHNPPPPPDNTPAATTTATVAPSNTEQTVPATNGNGPTVNSVTATGPRQQTPPRPRTCITPASGEDMGDTDIPIFTEQFLQHNKLREAELRQLRKATSDYEQQNAILQRHAEEVANATARLRAETAAAAERTAALAAHRRALVATLVQALHSLALPGGLKGATEANIEEYMLKLQTLATEGKSTAIVKQARDILNRVELPI, encoded by the exons ATGGAAGTTGATCCATCCGTTGCACCTGCACAACCGAAAGTTGATACAGTTCCCAATGATGCTATACCTAAATCCCCAAAAGATCAACAAGAGCCGAATCAAGCCGCAGCACCCGCCGGCGCGGAGGCACCAGCTGCACCAGGAGCTGCAGGAGTGTCGGTGAAGGAAGCCCCAAGACAGTCGCCAAAGAAGCCAAAAAAAAGGAAACCGAAAACTCCTCGAGATGAGACCGCACCGCGACAGCCGCTCACCG GATATGTAAGGTACCTAAATGAACGCAGGGACCAGCTCAGGGCGGATCACCCTGAGCTTGGCTTTGCCGAGGTGACCCGGCAACTGGCCAGTGAGTGGAGCAAGCTGCCCGCTGATGAGAAACAACAGTACCTGGATGCAGCAGACCAAGACAAAGAAAG GTATATCAAGGAATGGGCTGAGTACAAGAAAACAGATGCATACCAAGAGTTTAGAAAAACTCAACTGGAGCAGAAAGAATCTGGTGCCACTACTACTGCTGCAGCCAAGAAGATGAAACACAATCCACCACCACCTCCGGACAACACCCCTGCTGCAACTACTACTGCAA CAGTTGCACCATCTAACACAGAGCAGACTGTGCCTGCTACAAATGGGAATGGTCCTACTGTGAACTCAGTCACGGCAACTGGTCCTCGGCAGCAGACACCACCTCGGCCGAGAACCTGCATCACACCAGCTTCT GGTGAAGACATGGGCGACACCGACATACCCATCTTCACTGAGCAGTTCCTGCAACACAACAAGCTGCGCGAGGCCGAGCTCCGGCAGCTGAGGaaagccacctctgactacgaGCAACAG AACGCGATCCTGCAGCGGCACGCGGAGGAGGTGGCCAACGCGACGGCGCGGCTGCGCGCggagacggcggcggcggcggagcgcacggcggcgctggcggcgcacCGGCGCGCGCTCGTCGCCACGCTGGTGCAGGCGCTACACTCGCTCGCGCTGCCTG GCGGGCTGAAAGGAGCCACAGAAGCAAATATTGAAGAATACATGTTGAAGCTGCAGACCCTAGCCACTGAGGGCAAGAGCACCGCCATTGTCAAACAAGCACGCGACATTCTCAACAGAGTCGAACTACCTATCTGA
- the LOC105392041 gene encoding histone RNA hairpin-binding protein, with protein sequence MAEAVDINWAKEVEADEAPSRRATKEKLRDGSNYNSKRKRAKHNSKSDKDEHPRPANKKPLELETDTAILQRRQKQIDYGKNTVGYHNYLKDVPLTERTKEHPKTPDKYAKYSRRSWDQLIKLWRKKLHKYDPNAETDPSVDSDNDDTDSVRS encoded by the exons ATGGCTGAGGCGGTAGATATTAATTGGGCAAAAGAAGTAGAAGCAGATGAAG CTCCAAGTCGACGAGCTACAAAGGAAAAATTAAGAGATGGTTCAAACTATAATTCAAAACGAAAAAGAGCAAAACATAACAGTAAAAGTGACAAAGACGAACACCCAAG GCCTGCCAACAAAAAACCACTGGAGTTGGAAACAGACACTGCAATTCTGCAGAGAAGGCAGAAACAGATTGACTATGGAAAGAACACTGTTGGCTACCACAACTACTTGAAGGATGTTCCACT TACTGAACGCACCAAAGAACATCCAAAAACTCCAGATAAGTACGCAAAATACAGCAGACGATCATGGGATCAACTGATCAAGTTATGGAGGAAGAAGCTACACAAATATGATCCTAACGCCGAGACAGACCCTTCTGTGGATTCTGACAATGATGATACTGATAGTGTTCGGTCATAA